A genomic window from Flavobacterium azooxidireducens includes:
- a CDS encoding helix-turn-helix domain-containing protein — protein sequence MNIKPIKTEQDYQMALQRLEEIFDAKPNSIDGDELEILSILIEKYESKNFPIDMPDPIEAIKFRMDQLGMKQKDLAEAVGFNSRVSEILSKKRKLTIEMVRNLSEKLRIPTEVLIQKY from the coding sequence ATGAATATAAAACCAATAAAAACAGAACAAGATTATCAAATGGCTTTACAGCGATTAGAAGAAATTTTTGATGCAAAACCAAATTCAATAGATGGCGATGAACTTGAAATTCTTTCAATTTTAATAGAAAAATACGAATCAAAAAATTTCCCAATTGACATGCCGGATCCAATTGAAGCCATTAAATTTAGAATGGATCAACTGGGTATGAAGCAAAAAGATTTGGCTGAAGCCGTTGGTTTTAATAGTCGAGTGAGTGAGATTTTGAGTAAAAAAAGAAAATTAACGATTGAAATGGTTAGAAATCTAAGCGAAAAATTGCGAATTCCAACTGAGGTTTTAATTCAAAAATATTGA
- a CDS encoding iron ABC transporter permease, whose protein sequence is MPTQKHKILFLFLSFALIGTFLLNLSLGSVSIPTTEIFNSIIGNEIKTSWEIILWNFRLPKAFTAILVGMGLSISGLLMQTLFRNPLAGPYVLGLSSGSSLGVAFVIMGAGFLPSFLVSDYGIVLASSIGSFLVLMAVLVVSQKLRDTMAILIVGLMFGSFTSAIVSVLSYFSTAQELQKFTFWSMGSLANLPWNSILILAICCGLGLVLSIFSIKPLNALLLGENYAKSLGLNFKKTRLIIIFATSILAGSITAFAGPIAFVGLAVPHLAKLLFQTSNHFILFWSTLLIGAILMLVCDSIAQLPGSDYTLPINAITSMVGAPVVVWLLVRKRKIMI, encoded by the coding sequence TTGCCAACTCAAAAACATAAAATACTTTTCCTTTTTTTAAGTTTCGCTTTAATCGGAACGTTTTTACTTAACCTCAGTTTAGGTTCAGTTTCTATTCCAACAACCGAAATTTTTAATTCGATTATCGGTAATGAAATTAAAACGTCGTGGGAAATCATTCTGTGGAATTTCCGTTTACCAAAAGCTTTCACCGCTATTTTAGTAGGAATGGGCTTGTCGATTTCAGGATTATTAATGCAAACGTTATTCAGAAATCCATTAGCCGGACCTTATGTACTCGGATTAAGTTCAGGCTCAAGTCTTGGTGTGGCTTTTGTGATTATGGGAGCCGGTTTTTTACCTAGCTTTTTAGTATCAGATTACGGAATTGTTTTGGCTTCTTCCATCGGAAGTTTTTTAGTTTTAATGGCAGTTTTGGTGGTTTCTCAAAAATTACGAGATACGATGGCTATCTTGATTGTCGGTTTGATGTTTGGAAGTTTCACCAGTGCGATTGTGAGTGTGTTGAGTTATTTCAGCACTGCTCAGGAATTACAAAAATTCACCTTTTGGTCAATGGGTAGCTTGGCTAATTTACCGTGGAATTCCATTCTGATTTTAGCCATTTGTTGCGGTTTGGGATTAGTGTTGAGTATTTTCAGCATCAAACCATTGAACGCATTATTATTAGGAGAAAATTACGCCAAAAGTTTAGGTTTGAATTTCAAGAAAACGCGTTTAATAATCATCTTTGCCACTAGTATTTTAGCCGGAAGCATCACCGCTTTTGCAGGACCAATTGCTTTTGTGGGACTGGCTGTTCCGCATTTAGCGAAATTACTTTTTCAAACCAGTAATCATTTCATTCTATTTTGGAGCACATTACTAATTGGAGCCATTTTGATGTTGGTTTGCGACAGCATCGCTCAACTCCCCGGTAGCGATTATACGTTGCCAATTAATGCCATAACTTCTATGGTTGGAGCACCAGTCGTGGTTTGGTTATTGGTTAGAAAACGAAAAATAATGATTTAA
- a CDS encoding GxxExxY protein gives MITQKYLDELTYEVVGSAIEVHKFMGRGLLESVYHLCLVEELTHRKINFLTEMKVPVIYKGKSLDINFRCDLFIENCLVIEIKSVIDIHKITEAQLLNYMKLLKAPKGILINFNCSNIFNEGQKTYVNEYFKKLPQY, from the coding sequence ATGATAACGCAAAAATATTTAGATGAATTGACTTATGAAGTTGTCGGTTCTGCAATTGAAGTTCATAAATTTATGGGAAGAGGTTTGTTAGAAAGTGTTTATCATTTATGTTTGGTTGAAGAGTTAACACATAGAAAAATAAATTTTTTAACAGAGATGAAAGTTCCTGTAATTTACAAAGGAAAATCTTTAGATATTAATTTCAGATGTGATTTATTTATTGAAAATTGTTTAGTAATTGAAATCAAGTCAGTGATAGATATACATAAAATTACTGAAGCTCAACTTTTAAATTATATGAAACTATTAAAAGCTCCCAAAGGAATTTTGATTAATTTTAACTGTAGTAATATTTTTAATGAAGGACAAAAAACTTATGTAAATGAATATTTCAAAAAATTACCGCAATACTAA
- a CDS encoding ABC transporter ATP-binding protein yields the protein MILQTKNINIGYTSKATTKMVASDVAISLEPGKLIGLVGANGIGKSTLLRTITGIQKPLSGTVLLNEKSIEVFEPLALAQQISVVLTEKLPPSNLTVYELIALGRQPYTNWLGKLTEDDKIKVDKAIELTEINHLTHQKHYEISDGQMQKVLIARALAQDTPLIVLDEPTTHLDLLHKVSLFKLLKKLTAETQKCILFSTHDIDLAIQLSDEMIVMDGKTVIQDEPCNLISKGVFSNLFKNEHIQFDADKGKFTII from the coding sequence ATGATTCTCCAAACCAAAAATATCAACATCGGCTACACTTCTAAAGCAACTACCAAAATGGTAGCTTCAGACGTTGCAATTAGTTTGGAACCCGGAAAATTAATCGGTTTAGTAGGAGCCAACGGAATTGGGAAATCAACGTTGTTGCGAACGATTACCGGAATTCAAAAACCACTTTCAGGAACCGTTTTATTGAACGAAAAATCAATCGAAGTTTTTGAACCATTAGCTTTAGCTCAACAAATCAGTGTTGTGTTAACCGAAAAATTACCACCAAGCAATTTAACCGTTTATGAATTAATTGCGTTGGGAAGACAACCTTACACGAATTGGCTGGGAAAATTAACTGAGGATGATAAAATTAAAGTCGATAAAGCCATTGAACTGACTGAAATCAATCATCTAACTCATCAAAAGCATTACGAAATTAGTGATGGACAAATGCAAAAAGTGTTAATTGCGAGAGCATTGGCTCAAGATACTCCACTAATTGTTTTGGATGAACCTACTACACATTTGGATTTACTTCATAAAGTTTCATTATTTAAACTCTTGAAAAAATTAACCGCTGAAACCCAAAAATGCATTTTATTTTCCACACACGATATTGATTTAGCCATTCAATTGAGTGATGAAATGATTGTGATGGATGGTAAAACAGTAATTCAAGATGAACCATGTAATTTAATTTCAAAAGGTGTTTTTTCTAATTTATTTAAAAACGAACATATTCAATTTGATGCCGATAAAGGAAAATTTACAATTATTTAA